CACCATTTCTTTTGTTAGAATTTATTGTAGATGATATGAATAAACATTTACAAAAAGACAAGGGTAATGTAATCCTAGCGCACTGCAAGATGGGAAAGGGAAGATCTGGGACAGTATGTATAGCTTTTATGATGAAATATCTATTCTGTCCCCTTTCTGAAAGTCGTGAAATCTTTATGTGTGGACGATTTAAACCTGGTGTGAGCCGTGGAGTTACAATTTATTCACAATTaagaattttgaaatatcatgaacaatttttaaaattcaattctcttcaacaagaagaaatattgGATGAGATGAGACAATGTAAGATTAGATTACATTggattaaattaataaacccgttaaaaatttttttttcacaacCATATTCagtttcaattaaatttcaagaatataatgaaaaaagagatggtttaaatattattgaagcATTAGAAACTGATCGAAGTCTATTGGATAAACAAGATCAACAAGAGATTTTGCTTTATTTAcatgaaataattttgaatacGGATATTCGATTAGAATTTGGAATCAAGAATTCCAAatccaagaaaaaattgaaagatgGATTAGCTCCAACGATTTCATCGTCACATTGTTggttaaatttattttgggAAACTGTGAATGGGATTAAAGATGCAGAAATGCTAATGACAGAGGGTCAAGGGTTAATAAAGCATCCTGAAGTGGAGGGGAAATTCTTTTGCCATTCGATGAATTGGAAAGAATTGGATGGGACGATTGGTAGTACTAATAAAGGGTTATGTTTGTTTGAATCAATGGAATTGTGTTGGAAAGTTTTGTAAGTGCATAAGTAAACGTATATAAAAGATTGCTATATAAGAGGAAATAAATACCATTGTACTCGGAATGTGCATCAAATGCggtaatttttcaatttctttttttgattggaaaagaaaaaaaaaaaatccgATGAGCTttctataaaaaaattgcagTATGGGTAGTATTAAGAATTAGTGTAGAAGAGTATATAAGAGTAGACAAATACAGGTGAGCAAGATGAGTGACGATTTATTTAGTAAAGCTTTAGCCAATCCAGAAGCTACAGTTGAAGTGAACTTGCCAGAGGTTGCTCTAAAGGGGAACGAGAGTGCAAGTGAGAGTGAGAGTGAGAGTGAAGGGGAGAACAAGAGTGCAAGTGAGAGTGAGAGTGAAGGGGAGAACAAGAGTGCAAGTGAGAGTGAGAGTGAAGGGGAGAACAAGAGTGAGAGCAAGAACAAGAACAAGAGCAATAGTGCTAGTGCTAGTGATAGTGATAGTAGTAGTGATAGTTCTAGTGacaatgaagaagaagaagaagaaggcTCATCTGTTGAAGAAGGAGTAgtagatgaagaagaagaaggtAGCTCTGCTCCAATTAGGTCGGCACATGAAATAGTGGAAGAAGTTGTTGAAATACCCAATGATTATAAGATTGACAAAAAGACTAATATCCAATACATTGGTACAATCCATtctatatttgaaaaaagtatGATCATCCATGCAAATGGATCTGGAGAACAACGAGTCTTGAAAGACGgatcaatattttgttttgaagATCATAGGGCTATCGGACGATTAATGGAAGTATTTGGACCGTTACAATCACCATATTACAGAGTTGGTATGAGTAGTGGGGTGGAAGAAGAAAGTAAGGATCTTGTTGGTGAGAAGGCGTTTATAGTGATGCCTGATTCACGCTGGGTGGATACGTTTGAATTGAAGAAAGTTAAAGGTAGTGATGCATCCAATGGgtttgatgaagaagttgCGCCTGAAGAACAAGAATTCtcagatgatgaagaagagagaaagtttaaaagtagcaagaaaaataagaagAATAAGAGAAAAAATGATGGTGATGGTGGCAGTGGTGGTGGtaagatgaagatgaataaGGTGTATAATGCACAACCTATGAAGATACCGAAGGGTATGATGGAGACGAATGTTAATGCAAATATAGGCTATCGCTCTCGTAACCACAGGGGGACCACTTCAGGGTCGAATATGCCAGTGTCTATGCCAATACCACAGGGTGTGCCACAGGGCATGCCTCAAGGATTACCACCACCAATGCCTCAAAGTGTACCTCATGGTGTACCACAGGGCATACCAAATATGAATATGCCTATACAATATGGGAACATGCCTATGCAGTATGGTAATATGCCATACAACAATATGCCTTATCCAAACATGCCTTATCCAAACATGCCATATGGAAATATGCCACCACCAAATATGCCTCAGAACATGCCACTACCAAACATACCTCAAAACATGCCACCACCTAACATGCCTCAAAATATGCCATATATGAACATGCCACAACATATGCCACCTCAAAACATGCcatatatgaataataatactcaAAGCATCCCTCCACCTATGCCTCCACCACCAAACTATCAACAACCTAACATGGATCAAGTATATCAATTGCATAATATTCTATTGAAACAAGCTCAAAAGAAACCTGACGTGAAGGAACAAGATGATGTTGAATACTAAAAGTTATAATATGTTATAGaattatgattatgattatgattaagattagaataataaagtatAGTAGAGTATAGACAGTAGTATATAGTTTACTATAGACAGATTATAGACTGTACAATAGCAATCATgcattatatatatatatgtacaAGATAGAAACCTATTAATAAGGCAGCAGTTTACGCAGAGCTTTGACATGTGTCGAATGAGCTGGAACACGACGAGACAATGCTGCCAAAGCACGATGGGACCAGCCGATATTACCGTGGTTTCTTCCAGCTTTAGACCGCACAAATTGCTCGGCGGCTGGACCACCAGGAGCCACTCGACGACGCCAACGCTTTAATGTGCCCTTGTGAGTTTTAAGCTTAAGTTTGTGAAGGCCACGGACGAGTGAGAGCTGGAGGGGGGCAGGGAGATGTGAGGGGGCAGCAAATAGGCCAATGAGGCGTAGCATGGGgggaaaataaaagaagtaTGGGGGcgaggaggaggaggagaAAGGGTAGGCTTGAATTGAGGGGAGTTTTTAGCAGCTGGCCTCTTAACAATACATTATAGTGGGCGGGCTGTTTTATATGCGGCGCGAGCTCTAgttacaaaaaaagaaaaagaaaaagaagaagatctAAATCACGTGAGGGAAAAGTAGTTCGTATCACGTGCGAACATACACTACACACGTGATCTAATACTCCCCCCTTTTTTTGGCGTCAATCCAGGCCTTTTTACAATCGCGATAGGCGGCAAAAAACTCAGCACAAACAGTCTTGTGATCGTCTGGATGGTCTGTCATACAACGGACACTCATCTGGGCAGATTCATGACATGGATCATAGAACTTAGAAGATTCCTTATCGGCAAAGTTGAATCGAGTCATAGTAGAAGTAGGCTTATCAGGGAAATATTGGAAAGTTGTCACGTGGTTATCAGGGTCATGATGTACAAAGGAAACGTTGGTAGGATCATTCTGAACGACAGAGCCATTTTCCAATTGCTTGGCAGGATTACTTTCTGGGGAGCTTTGCGTGGGGGCTTTTGCGGTCATGACGTATGTATTAGTTATCTTAGAAGATAGATAGTATATGCTAAAAGATAAGAAGATATAGGCGGCCATTGATATAAGTCGACCGTGTTCGGGCGGATCTTTTGGCATGCGTTCCGGCGGACCGACGGCGGTGTCGGTCCAACGGGCTGCGGCTCGTGACTCGTGGGCGGCTATGTATTGTGTAAATGCCGGAGAAACCCGGACAAACGGTAAGACATCTATGGCAACCCTTTAAGGGTGGGGGCATCGGGAAGATGTATATAAGAGAGCATAATAAAGGAAGTCCaaaagttattttttttgtattcaAGTTTAAAGTTTAAACTTATACAAGTGTACCTTACCTTAATCTATTGTACATCACATACTCTTTtcaagaaagaaaagaaatataaacaaagaaattaatattaaaataaaaaaaaaatgcctGCTATCTCTTTGGAAAAAGTTAAATTGTTTGTCGATGTCGACTCTAATCCTCCTTATCCTCCTTCCAACACTTCTGTCAAGACCATTTTGACTAAAGAAGCTTTGGaatttattgttttgtTACATAGAACTTTCAATGCTAGAAGAAAACAATTGTTACAAAATAGAAAGGATTTCCAAGCTAAATTGGATAGAGGCGATACCTCTTTGGATTTCTTACCAGAAACTGCTAACATTAGAAACGATCCATCATGGTTGGGCCCCATCTTGGCTCCCGGACTAATCAACAGATCCACTGAAATTACTGGTCCACCAACAAGAAACATGTTGATCAATGCATTGAACGCTCCCTTGGTAAACACTTATATGACCGATTTCGAAGATTCCAATGCTCCTACTTGGgaaaatttgatttatgGTCAAATCAATCTATATGACGCTATTAGaaatcaaatcaatttCACAAATCAAAAGACAAATAaagattataaattaaaagacGATATTGCTAATTTACCTACATTAATTGTAAGACCTCGTGGTTGGCATATGATTGAAAAACATTTAACTGTTGATTATGAACCAATCAGTGCATCTATTTTCGATTTTGGTTTATATTTCTTCCATAACGCCAAGAAATTGATCGAGATTGGTAAGGGTCCATACTTCTATTTACCTAAA
The window above is part of the Henningerozyma blattae CBS 6284 chromosome 2, complete genome genome. Proteins encoded here:
- the TEP1 gene encoding putative phosphatidylinositol-3,4,5-trisphosphate 3-phosphatase (similar to Saccharomyces cerevisiae TEP1 (YNL128W); ancestral locus Anc_2.141), producing MPTQSHRKPTLGNAIKSVSIIPLKVQKNKLGFTVDISTITPQFLVCSYPVTKYPRLLYRNNLEDLVTHLTLHYGANAWKIYNFKVEHNFGDYTDEELLNLYNKVEFANRLTPPIDSMNNNNNNHNNNNNNNNNQSLISNDNGPMNELERLSNILLRESWLDHSPPPFLLLEFIVDDMNKHLQKDKGNVILAHCKMGKGRSGTVCIAFMMKYLFCPLSESREIFMCGRFKPGVSRGVTIYSQLRILKYHEQFLKFNSLQQEEILDEMRQCKIRLHWIKLINPLKIFFSQPYSVSIKFQEYNEKRDGLNIIEALETDRSLLDKQDQQEILLYLHEIILNTDIRLEFGIKNSKSKKKLKDGLAPTISSSHCWLNLFWETVNGIKDAEMLMTEGQGLIKHPEVEGKFFCHSMNWKELDGTIGSTNKGLCLFESMELCWKVL
- the NAF1 gene encoding RNA-binding snoRNP assembly protein (similar to Saccharomyces cerevisiae NAF1 (YNL124W); ancestral locus Anc_2.146), yielding MSDDLFSKALANPEATVEVNLPEVALKGNESASESESESEGENKSASESESEGENKSASESESEGENKSESKNKNKSNSASASDSDSSSDSSSDNEEEEEEGSSVEEGVVDEEEEGSSAPIRSAHEIVEEVVEIPNDYKIDKKTNIQYIGTIHSIFEKSMIIHANGSGEQRVLKDGSIFCFEDHRAIGRLMEVFGPLQSPYYRVGMSSGVEEESKDLVGEKAFIVMPDSRWVDTFELKKVKGSDASNGFDEEVAPEEQEFSDDEEERKFKSSKKNKKNKRKNDGDGGSGGGKMKMNKVYNAQPMKIPKGMMETNVNANIGYRSRNHRGTTSGSNMPVSMPIPQGVPQGMPQGLPPPMPQSVPHGVPQGIPNMNMPIQYGNMPMQYGNMPYNNMPYPNMPYPNMPYGNMPPPNMPQNMPLPNIPQNMPPPNMPQNMPYMNMPQHMPPQNMPYMNNNTQSIPPPMPPPPNYQQPNMDQVYQLHNILLKQAQKKPDVKEQDDVEY
- the MRP35 gene encoding mitochondrial 54S ribosomal protein bL35m MRP35 (similar to Saccharomyces cerevisiae YNL122C; ancestral locus Anc_2.151), yielding MLRLIGLFAAPSHLPAPLQLSLVRGLHKLKLKTHKGTLKRWRRRVAPGGPAAEQFVRSKAGRNHGNIGWSHRALAALSRRVPAHSTHVKALRKLLPY
- the COX23 gene encoding Cox23p (similar to Saccharomyces cerevisiae COX23 (YHR116W); ancestral locus Anc_2.153), with amino-acid sequence MTAKAPTQSSPESNPAKQLENGSVVQNDPTNVSFVHHDPDNHVTTFQYFPDKPTSTMTRFNFADKESSKFYDPCHESAQMSVRCMTDHPDDHKTVCAEFFAAYRDCKKAWIDAKKRGEY